Proteins encoded together in one Kitasatospora albolonga window:
- a CDS encoding terpene cyclase, with protein MPFQSAGCNPGLAETRQAAWEWAESEGLNLSVPARKKMIRTRPELWISLIFPKASQHHLDLFCQWLFWAFLVDDEFDDGPAGRDPLMCEAAITRLVDVFDGAAPRGPMEHALAGLRERTCRDRSDRWNRQFRRDTAAWLWTYYAEAVERAAGQVPSRVDFVKHRRDSVAMQPFLDLHEITAGIDLPDSARSLPAYIALRNAVTDHSGLCNDICSFEKEAALGYEHNAVRLIQRDRGSTLQEAVDEAGIQLARIAERVVRAEKELIEEIEAAGIADPTRAALERCVQDYRGLVRGDFDYHARAERYTRPDLVEPDARASMSQYFAA; from the coding sequence ATGCCGTTCCAGAGCGCAGGGTGCAATCCGGGCTTGGCCGAAACCCGGCAGGCCGCCTGGGAATGGGCTGAATCGGAAGGTCTGAATCTCTCCGTACCGGCCCGGAAGAAGATGATCCGGACACGCCCCGAACTCTGGATTTCCCTCATCTTCCCGAAGGCGTCCCAGCACCATCTCGATCTTTTCTGCCAGTGGCTCTTCTGGGCTTTCCTGGTGGACGACGAGTTCGATGACGGCCCGGCCGGCCGTGATCCCCTGATGTGCGAGGCGGCGATCACCCGGCTGGTGGACGTGTTCGACGGGGCCGCGCCGCGCGGGCCGATGGAGCACGCGCTCGCGGGGCTGCGCGAGCGGACCTGCCGCGACCGGTCCGACCGGTGGAACCGGCAGTTCCGGCGGGACACGGCGGCCTGGCTCTGGACGTACTACGCCGAGGCGGTCGAGCGGGCGGCCGGACAGGTGCCGAGCCGGGTGGACTTCGTCAAGCACCGGCGGGACTCGGTGGCCATGCAGCCGTTCCTCGATCTCCATGAGATCACCGCCGGAATCGATCTGCCGGATTCCGCCCGCAGTCTGCCCGCGTACATCGCCCTGCGGAACGCGGTCACCGATCATTCGGGGCTCTGCAACGACATCTGCTCGTTCGAGAAGGAGGCCGCCCTCGGATATGAGCACAATGCGGTACGGCTCATCCAGCGCGACCGGGGCTCCACCCTCCAGGAAGCCGTCGACGAGGCCGGAATTCAGCTGGCCAGAATCGCCGAGCGCGTGGTGCGGGCGGAAAAGGAGCTGATCGAGGAAATCGAGGCGGCGGGAATCGCCGACCCGACCCGGGCCGCCCTGGAACGCTGCGTACAGGACTACCGGGGGCTGGTGCGGGGCGACTTCGACTACCACGCACGCGCCGAGCGCTACACCCGCCCGGATCTGGTGGAGCCGGACGCCCGCGCATCGATGTCCCAGTACTTCGCCGCCTGA
- a CDS encoding zinc ribbon domain-containing protein, whose product MGAVQPAKPVARRPVVRPVEADEAAEGPPCPACGTPNLPGRRFCRRCAAPLRPEERPAPLPWWRTVWPFRRRVRVRSGRALRRVLMVLAVVGLLFAGFLFLPAGRVLFEDVRDKLGGTAEISPTGVTASGAAPGHPARAAVDGLTNKYWGAPALGASLTCTFGTPFRLVGVVLHTGASKEPEEFRQEPRPTRADLIVTTADGTVHEQELTLNDKPGQQTVRTGISDVVSVRLVLREAAGQGGGRPIAVGEVEFFKRT is encoded by the coding sequence ATCGGTGCCGTCCAGCCCGCGAAGCCCGTCGCCCGGCGGCCCGTCGTGCGGCCGGTGGAGGCGGACGAGGCGGCGGAGGGGCCGCCGTGTCCGGCCTGCGGTACGCCGAACCTGCCCGGGCGGCGGTTCTGCCGACGCTGCGCGGCACCGCTGCGGCCCGAGGAGCGCCCCGCGCCCCTGCCGTGGTGGCGCACGGTGTGGCCGTTCCGCCGCCGGGTGCGGGTCCGGTCGGGCCGGGCGCTGCGGCGCGTCCTGATGGTCCTGGCGGTCGTCGGCCTGCTGTTCGCGGGCTTCCTGTTCCTGCCCGCCGGGCGGGTGCTCTTCGAGGACGTCCGGGACAAGCTCGGCGGTACGGCGGAGATCAGCCCCACCGGGGTGACCGCGAGCGGCGCGGCCCCCGGCCATCCGGCGCGGGCGGCCGTCGACGGCCTGACCAACAAGTACTGGGGCGCCCCCGCCCTCGGCGCGTCGCTGACGTGCACCTTCGGTACGCCGTTCCGGCTGGTCGGGGTCGTCCTGCACACCGGGGCGTCGAAGGAGCCCGAGGAGTTCCGGCAGGAGCCCCGGCCGACCCGGGCGGATCTGATCGTCACGACGGCGGACGGCACGGTCCACGAGCAGGAGCTGACGCTCAACGACAAGCCGGGGCAGCAGACGGTACGGACGGGCATCAGCGATGTCGTCTCCGTCCGGCTCGTCCTGCGGGAGGCGGCGGGACAGGGCGGCGGGCGGCCGATCGCGGTCGGTGAGGTCGAGTTCTTCAAGCGCACCTGA
- a CDS encoding phage tail protein has protein sequence MSRASVPGLPSRYPLGELLPALYADDDLAQRFTAGLDTVLAPVLSTLDNLPAYFDPALAPADFLPWLATWVGAGVDPDWPPELQRAVVARAVELHRWRGTRRGLVDHLRLCFGVHADVRDGGGVAWSSRPGTALPPAPTGELFVRVWPVAPGATVDAARVLDVVTASCPVHLTCRVEVLPGPPEAPPGTTAETTGG, from the coding sequence ATGAGCCGGGCCTCCGTACCCGGGCTGCCCAGCCGCTACCCGCTCGGTGAGCTGCTGCCCGCCCTGTACGCCGACGACGACCTGGCCCAGCGGTTCACGGCCGGGCTCGACACCGTACTGGCACCGGTCCTCTCCACCCTGGACAACCTGCCCGCCTACTTCGACCCGGCCCTGGCCCCGGCCGACTTCCTGCCCTGGCTGGCGACCTGGGTGGGCGCGGGCGTCGACCCCGACTGGCCGCCGGAGCTGCAACGCGCGGTGGTGGCACGGGCGGTGGAGCTGCACCGGTGGCGCGGCACCCGGCGCGGTCTGGTGGACCACCTCCGGCTCTGCTTCGGCGTGCACGCCGACGTACGGGACGGCGGGGGCGTGGCATGGTCGTCCCGGCCCGGTACGGCGCTGCCTCCGGCCCCGACCGGTGAACTGTTCGTCCGGGTCTGGCCGGTGGCGCCGGGAGCCACGGTGGACGCGGCGCGCGTCCTGGACGTCGTCACGGCCTCGTGCCCCGTGCACCTCACGTGCCGGGTGGAGGTCCTGCCGGGCCCGCCCGAGGCGCCGCCCGGGACGACCGCAGAGACGACGGGGGGCTGA
- a CDS encoding putative baseplate assembly protein produces the protein MALPSPNLDDRRFQQLVDEAKRYVQQRSPEWTDHNVSDPGVTLIETFAYMVDQLLYRLNRVPDKNYAAFLDLLGVTLFPPTVARAEVDFWLSAPQPETVHLSAGTEVATARGEAEEPVVFTTSEDLPIVPSELVRLVTAPKTGDQTDRTGPLGAGKDIPCFSPRPEPGDALLFGLPTAVPRCIVAVRLDSRVEGVGVDPRQPPLVWEAWDGVRWVECATGDDSTGGLNRPGEVIVFVPAGHTASVVAGTRAGWLRCRVTPPEPGQPFYSESPTIREAEVFTVGGTAAVEHAETVLDVPLGVSEGVAGQRFSVSRVPLLLDGDPPVVQVSTAEGWQVWTPVEHFGASAPGDRHVRIDAVSGEFAFPPEVREPDGTMRAYGAVPEKGAQLRVPRYRTGGGAAGNVARGAISVLRSSVPYVAGVDNREAASGGVDGESVENAKVRAPNILRVQERAVTARDHEVIAREAAPSLRRVRCLPAVAGEGGAVRVLVVPDAVPDEGGHLRFEQLIPSDQVLAAVAERLDERRLVGTRLVVEPPAYQGVTVVARLVAAPAEVDRVRAEALEALFRLIDPLRGGADGTGWPFGRPVQYGEVFAVLQQVRGAGLVEEVRLFPADPITGRRGGAVDRIDVAPGALVFSHQHQVIVTAGGPGEGA, from the coding sequence ATGGCCCTCCCCTCCCCCAACCTGGACGACCGGCGGTTCCAGCAGCTCGTCGACGAGGCCAAGCGATACGTCCAGCAGCGCTCGCCGGAGTGGACCGACCACAATGTGTCGGACCCCGGGGTGACCCTGATCGAGACGTTCGCGTACATGGTCGACCAGCTGCTGTACCGGCTGAACCGGGTGCCGGACAAGAACTACGCGGCCTTCCTGGACCTGCTCGGCGTGACGCTGTTCCCGCCCACCGTGGCCCGTGCCGAGGTCGACTTCTGGCTCTCCGCCCCGCAGCCGGAGACCGTGCACCTGTCCGCCGGTACGGAGGTGGCGACCGCGCGCGGCGAGGCCGAGGAACCGGTCGTGTTCACCACCTCCGAGGATCTGCCGATCGTGCCGAGCGAGCTGGTCCGGCTGGTGACCGCGCCGAAGACCGGTGACCAGACCGACCGCACCGGGCCGCTCGGCGCGGGCAAGGACATCCCGTGCTTCTCGCCGCGCCCGGAGCCGGGGGACGCGCTGCTGTTCGGGCTGCCCACCGCCGTACCGCGCTGCATCGTCGCCGTCCGCCTGGACAGCCGGGTGGAGGGCGTGGGCGTCGACCCGAGGCAGCCGCCGCTGGTGTGGGAGGCGTGGGACGGGGTCCGGTGGGTGGAGTGCGCGACCGGGGACGACAGCACGGGCGGGCTGAACCGGCCGGGCGAGGTCATCGTGTTCGTCCCGGCCGGGCACACCGCGTCCGTCGTCGCGGGGACGCGGGCGGGGTGGCTGCGCTGCCGGGTGACCCCGCCCGAGCCGGGCCAGCCGTTCTACTCCGAGTCGCCGACGATCCGCGAGGCCGAGGTCTTCACGGTCGGCGGTACGGCCGCCGTCGAGCACGCGGAGACCGTGCTCGACGTGCCCCTCGGGGTCTCCGAGGGCGTGGCCGGGCAGCGGTTCTCGGTGAGCCGGGTGCCGCTGCTGCTGGACGGCGACCCGCCGGTGGTCCAGGTGTCGACCGCCGAGGGCTGGCAGGTCTGGACGCCCGTCGAGCACTTCGGGGCCTCCGCGCCCGGTGACCGGCACGTCCGGATCGACGCCGTATCGGGCGAGTTCGCGTTCCCGCCGGAGGTACGGGAGCCGGACGGCACGATGCGCGCGTACGGGGCCGTCCCGGAGAAGGGCGCCCAGCTCCGCGTCCCCCGCTACCGCACGGGCGGTGGTGCGGCCGGGAACGTGGCCCGGGGAGCGATCTCCGTGCTGCGCAGCTCGGTCCCGTACGTCGCGGGGGTCGACAACCGGGAGGCGGCGAGCGGCGGCGTGGACGGCGAGAGCGTCGAGAACGCCAAGGTGCGCGCCCCCAACATCCTGCGGGTGCAGGAACGGGCGGTCACGGCCCGGGACCACGAGGTCATCGCCCGGGAGGCCGCGCCGTCCCTGCGCCGGGTACGGTGTCTGCCGGCCGTCGCGGGCGAGGGCGGTGCGGTACGGGTCCTGGTGGTGCCGGACGCGGTGCCCGACGAGGGCGGCCATCTGCGGTTCGAGCAGCTGATCCCCTCGGACCAGGTGCTGGCGGCGGTGGCCGAACGGCTGGACGAACGCCGTCTGGTGGGCACCCGGCTGGTCGTGGAGCCGCCCGCCTACCAGGGCGTCACGGTGGTGGCCCGGCTGGTCGCGGCCCCGGCCGAGGTGGACCGGGTGCGCGCGGAGGCGCTGGAGGCCCTGTTCCGGCTGATCGACCCGCTGCGGGGCGGTGCGGACGGTACGGGGTGGCCGTTCGGGAGGCCCGTGCAGTACGGGGAGGTGTTCGCCGTGCTCCAGCAGGTGCGGGGCGCCGGGCTGGTGGAGGAGGTCCGGCTCTTCCCGGCGGACCCGATCACCGGGCGGCGCGGGGGTGCGGTGGACCGGATCGACGTGGCTCCGGGCGCGCTGGTCTTCTCCCACCAGCACCAGGTGATCGTCACGGCGGGCGGGCCGGGTGAGGGGGCATGA
- a CDS encoding baseplate protein, with amino-acid sequence MSGSGFIGRGWGFPLRTGPTGGIALVERDKEIEEAIGLILGTAPGERPMRPEFGCGIHDYVFAPGDGATAGRIAQEVRTSLERWEPRIEVTDVVIAFDAIEEGTLYIDVRYTVRATNDLRNLVFPFYTIPSEEGSSEAGVR; translated from the coding sequence ATGAGCGGCAGCGGTTTCATCGGGCGCGGCTGGGGCTTCCCCCTGCGCACCGGCCCGACCGGCGGGATCGCCCTGGTGGAACGGGACAAGGAGATCGAGGAGGCCATCGGCCTGATCCTCGGTACGGCTCCGGGCGAGCGGCCGATGCGGCCGGAGTTCGGCTGCGGCATCCACGACTACGTCTTCGCGCCCGGCGACGGCGCGACCGCCGGGCGGATCGCCCAGGAGGTCCGTACGTCGCTGGAGCGGTGGGAGCCGCGCATCGAGGTGACGGACGTGGTGATCGCGTTCGACGCGATCGAGGAGGGCACGCTCTACATCGACGTGCGCTACACCGTGCGGGCCACCAACGACCTGCGGAACCTGGTGTTCCCCTTCTATACGATCCCGTCGGAAGAAGGCTCGTCCGAAGCGGGTGTGCGCTGA
- a CDS encoding type IV secretion protein Rhs, protein MSPASPGRSFAADPIVEIPAELPLGWAAQLVSCVVDENVGLPDTAVLMYRDPDHDLLSESGITLGTPLKISVVTVQERVRERLFTGEVTAIELDHDTTGTFTVIRALSKAHRLQRGRKVVAYRNMKTADIVRKVAAGAGLACGTVEAAPITYKQLTQPNVSDWEFLQHLAAESGAQVRVDDQGVLQFTRPKPASSAPSPDTRAAKNPMVLEYGDNLLSLRAVVTGADGAGDVEVRGWNVDTKTRLVAREQSVRSDTVVPGMSPSVAAGAFGASARVTVADTPYRTQAETTAVAGAVAASVSSGFGEIEAVAFGNPQLRAGAPVALGNVGPTFSGRYTATAAHHVLEPDGGYRTTVVVSASPDRSLAGLTGGGAPSRGPRMPGLAIGVVTDIREGKGQRGWVRLKFPWLDDTYVTDWVRTVQWGGNGGGGVFSPEVNDEVLVGFEQGLLDSPYVLGGLYNGIDRPSEHDVPLVDKTSGKVNRRSLVSRSGNRLELLDTPRGPSGVRLASGNKRLEVLLDERKNEIALTVFAPGSRRPQSSVTLSSSGITLDAGTGNVEVKGRSVTINGKTGVTVDGGLLAVLKAKLIRIN, encoded by the coding sequence ATGAGCCCCGCCTCCCCGGGGCGCTCCTTCGCCGCCGACCCGATCGTGGAGATCCCCGCCGAACTGCCCCTGGGCTGGGCCGCCCAGCTGGTGAGCTGTGTGGTCGACGAGAACGTCGGGCTGCCGGACACCGCCGTGCTGATGTACCGGGACCCGGACCACGATCTGCTCAGCGAGAGCGGGATCACCCTCGGTACGCCGCTGAAGATCTCCGTCGTCACCGTGCAGGAGCGGGTCCGCGAGCGGCTGTTCACCGGGGAGGTCACGGCGATCGAGCTGGACCACGACACCACCGGGACGTTCACCGTGATCCGGGCCCTCTCCAAGGCGCACCGGCTCCAGCGCGGCCGGAAGGTGGTGGCGTACCGGAACATGAAGACGGCGGACATCGTCCGCAAGGTCGCCGCGGGCGCCGGGCTGGCCTGCGGGACGGTCGAGGCGGCGCCGATCACGTACAAGCAGCTGACCCAGCCCAATGTGTCCGACTGGGAGTTCCTCCAGCATCTGGCCGCCGAGAGCGGGGCGCAGGTGCGGGTGGACGATCAGGGCGTGCTCCAGTTCACCAGGCCGAAGCCCGCGTCGTCGGCGCCCTCGCCCGACACCCGGGCCGCCAAGAACCCGATGGTCCTGGAGTACGGGGACAACCTGCTCTCCCTGCGGGCGGTCGTGACCGGCGCGGACGGGGCCGGGGACGTGGAGGTGCGCGGCTGGAACGTCGACACCAAGACGCGGCTGGTGGCGCGGGAGCAGTCCGTCCGCAGCGACACCGTGGTGCCGGGGATGAGCCCGTCGGTGGCGGCCGGGGCGTTCGGCGCGAGCGCCCGGGTGACCGTCGCCGACACCCCGTACCGCACCCAGGCGGAGACCACGGCCGTCGCCGGGGCGGTGGCGGCCTCGGTCAGCTCGGGCTTCGGCGAGATCGAGGCGGTGGCCTTCGGGAATCCGCAGCTGCGGGCGGGCGCCCCCGTGGCCCTCGGCAACGTCGGCCCGACCTTCTCCGGGCGCTACACCGCCACCGCCGCCCACCACGTCCTGGAACCGGACGGCGGCTACCGCACCACCGTGGTCGTCAGCGCCTCGCCCGACCGTTCCCTGGCCGGGCTGACCGGCGGCGGCGCCCCCTCGCGCGGTCCCCGTATGCCGGGGCTGGCGATCGGCGTGGTCACCGACATCCGCGAGGGCAAGGGCCAACGCGGCTGGGTGCGGCTGAAGTTCCCCTGGCTGGACGACACGTACGTCACCGACTGGGTCCGTACGGTGCAGTGGGGCGGCAACGGCGGCGGCGGGGTGTTCAGCCCCGAGGTCAACGACGAGGTGCTGGTCGGCTTCGAGCAGGGGCTGCTGGACAGCCCGTATGTGCTGGGCGGCCTCTACAACGGGATCGACCGGCCGTCCGAGCACGACGTGCCCCTTGTCGACAAGACCAGCGGCAAGGTCAACCGCCGTTCCCTGGTGTCCCGTTCGGGCAACCGGCTGGAGCTGCTGGACACCCCGCGCGGCCCGTCCGGGGTCCGGCTGGCCAGCGGGAACAAGCGGCTCGAAGTCCTGCTGGACGAGCGGAAGAACGAGATCGCGCTGACCGTCTTCGCCCCCGGCTCCCGGCGCCCGCAGAGCTCCGTGACGCTCTCCTCGTCGGGCATCACGCTCGACGCCGGTACGGGGAACGTCGAGGTCAAGGGGCGTTCGGTGACCATCAACGGCAAGACGGGGGTCACCGTGGACGGCGGCCTGCTCGCCGTGCTGAAGGCCAAGCTGATCCGCATCAACTGA
- a CDS encoding peptidase M23 yields MSLSLRASRARAQLTIMEPPSTVGAKPGGRLAQLTLQFNPNKLSLSKSTEWRRTPSRMAGQSALPEFVGSGPRSLSLEVFLDATATHDNSVEKAVEQLMIACVPTPTSLARKTPASPWVRFDWGTSRTTSFDGVLSNLSVSYTLFDVDGKPLRATCSLSIEEASVDPAGQNPTSGSKEARRTHRVVAGDSLPLLAWREYGDATAWRTIAEANGIDNPMQLVPGSELLVPGLEDHLAEGGR; encoded by the coding sequence ATGTCGCTCTCTCTCCGTGCGAGCCGCGCACGCGCCCAACTGACCATCATGGAGCCGCCGTCGACGGTGGGCGCCAAGCCGGGTGGCCGACTCGCGCAGCTCACCCTCCAGTTCAACCCGAACAAGCTGTCGCTGAGCAAGAGCACCGAGTGGCGGCGCACTCCGTCGCGGATGGCCGGGCAGTCCGCGCTGCCCGAGTTCGTCGGGAGCGGGCCCCGGTCGCTCTCCCTGGAGGTCTTCCTCGATGCGACGGCCACCCATGACAACTCCGTGGAGAAGGCGGTGGAGCAGCTGATGATCGCCTGTGTGCCCACGCCGACCAGCCTCGCGCGCAAGACGCCCGCGAGCCCCTGGGTGCGGTTCGACTGGGGTACGTCGAGGACGACCTCGTTCGACGGCGTACTCTCCAACCTCTCGGTCTCCTACACTCTGTTCGACGTGGACGGAAAGCCGCTCCGCGCCACCTGTTCGCTCTCCATCGAGGAGGCGAGCGTCGATCCGGCGGGCCAGAACCCCACCTCGGGTTCGAAGGAGGCGCGGCGGACGCACCGGGTGGTGGCCGGGGACAGTCTGCCGCTGCTCGCCTGGCGGGAGTACGGCGACGCCACCGCCTGGCGGACGATCGCGGAGGCCAACGGCATCGACAACCCCATGCAGTTGGTCCCCGGCAGTGAACTCCTCGTGCCCGGACTGGAAGACCACCTCGCGGAGGGCGGCCGATGA
- a CDS encoding phage tail protein — protein sequence MTDNIFATSVYFKLVIGGSDLGAFHTCSGLGAEVEMETYAEGGNNGFTWQLPGRITWTNITLTRPVTADTMKIARWLNETIQRVEPKDGEIVALRPDLSRIISWQVQGIVPVRWQGPSFDPANSQAAIETLEIAHEGLEPS from the coding sequence ATGACGGACAACATCTTCGCGACGAGCGTGTACTTCAAGCTCGTGATCGGCGGCAGCGACCTGGGGGCCTTCCACACCTGCTCGGGTCTGGGCGCCGAGGTGGAGATGGAGACGTACGCCGAGGGCGGCAACAACGGCTTCACCTGGCAGCTGCCGGGGCGCATCACCTGGACCAACATCACGCTGACCCGCCCGGTCACCGCCGACACGATGAAGATCGCGCGCTGGCTGAACGAGACGATCCAGCGGGTCGAGCCCAAGGACGGCGAGATCGTCGCCCTGCGGCCGGACCTCAGCCGGATCATCAGCTGGCAGGTGCAGGGGATCGTCCCCGTGCGCTGGCAGGGCCCGTCCTTCGATCCCGCCAACTCCCAGGCGGCCATCGAGACGCTGGAGATCGCGCACGAGGGCCTGGAGCCCTCCTGA
- a CDS encoding phage tail protein: protein MAEGDALSTHVFGVQLGGYLVESIQEISGLTVEEEVVEVRQVTAEGKQIIRKQPGARQAGEVTITRGLDQSSEFTTWIKETLNNGAVDTARQNLTIEIKDSTGETVRRIQLMQGWASKWEGPSLKAGESSAATETVTITFEEIVVE, encoded by the coding sequence ATGGCAGAGGGCGACGCTCTTTCCACCCACGTATTCGGCGTGCAGCTCGGCGGCTATCTCGTGGAGTCCATCCAGGAGATCAGCGGTCTGACCGTCGAGGAAGAAGTCGTCGAGGTCCGCCAGGTGACCGCCGAGGGCAAGCAGATCATCCGCAAGCAGCCGGGCGCGCGCCAGGCGGGCGAGGTGACGATCACCCGCGGGCTCGACCAGAGCAGCGAGTTCACCACCTGGATCAAGGAGACGCTCAACAACGGGGCCGTCGACACCGCGCGCCAGAACCTCACGATCGAGATCAAGGACTCGACCGGTGAGACCGTCCGGCGCATCCAGCTGATGCAGGGCTGGGCCTCCAAGTGGGAGGGCCCCTCCCTCAAGGCCGGCGAGTCCAGCGCGGCGACCGAGACGGTGACCATCACCTTCGAGGAGATCGTGGTCGAATGA
- a CDS encoding phage tail protein, with protein MPSYLTPGVYVEEVQSGARPIEGVGTAVAAFVGFAETGPFHQPTLVTNWDQYVQTFGTFTADTYLTHAVYGFFANGGGAAYIVRIGGPAQGASGATAPGAVGQAPAPTALGGFLISAKSGTSGDLSVEIADPEGENPPEDRFKLLVRQGGKVVETYDVSTRKNVKGYLVTQARDSKLVQIAEQPGTAQSRPEKQTVALAPAAPAPGSGVARLDAAEYVGDAAARTGFSGLESIDEITMVAVPDLMSAFQRGEIDAEGVKAVQLAVISHCEQMGDRVAVLDTPPGLNAQQVRTWRNDEAGYDSRYATLYYPWVKVFDPASGRNSLVPPSGHVAGVWARSDGERGVHKAPANEVIRGAVDLEIRLSKGEQDLLNPIGVNCVRAFPGRGIRIWGARTLSSDPAWRYLNVRRLFNYLEESILLGTQWVVFEPNDDRLWSSIRRNVTAFLTEEWRRGALFGRTAEEAFYVRCDRSNNPQESIDLGQVVCEIGVAPVKPAEFVVFRLSQFSDSTSLVDE; from the coding sequence ATGCCGTCGTACCTCACCCCCGGTGTATACGTGGAGGAGGTGCAGTCCGGAGCGCGGCCCATCGAGGGAGTCGGCACCGCGGTCGCAGCCTTCGTCGGCTTCGCCGAGACAGGCCCCTTCCACCAGCCGACGCTGGTGACCAACTGGGACCAGTACGTCCAGACCTTCGGCACCTTCACCGCCGACACCTACCTCACGCACGCCGTCTACGGCTTCTTCGCCAACGGCGGCGGCGCGGCCTACATCGTGCGCATCGGCGGCCCCGCCCAGGGCGCGTCCGGCGCCACGGCGCCCGGCGCCGTCGGCCAGGCCCCGGCGCCCACCGCGCTCGGCGGCTTCCTCATCTCCGCCAAGTCCGGTACGAGCGGCGACCTCTCCGTCGAGATCGCCGATCCCGAGGGCGAGAACCCCCCGGAGGACCGCTTCAAACTGCTGGTCCGCCAGGGCGGCAAGGTCGTGGAGACGTACGACGTCTCCACCCGCAAGAACGTCAAGGGCTACCTGGTCACCCAGGCCCGCGACTCCAAGCTGGTCCAGATCGCCGAGCAGCCCGGCACGGCCCAGAGCCGCCCCGAGAAGCAGACCGTCGCCCTCGCCCCGGCCGCGCCCGCCCCCGGTTCCGGCGTGGCGCGCCTCGACGCGGCCGAGTACGTCGGTGACGCCGCCGCCCGCACGGGCTTCTCCGGCCTCGAGTCGATCGACGAGATCACCATGGTCGCGGTCCCGGACCTGATGAGCGCCTTCCAGCGCGGCGAGATCGACGCCGAGGGCGTCAAGGCCGTCCAGCTGGCGGTCATCTCGCACTGCGAGCAGATGGGCGACCGGGTCGCCGTCCTGGACACCCCGCCGGGTCTCAACGCCCAGCAGGTCCGCACCTGGCGCAACGACGAGGCCGGTTACGACTCGCGCTACGCCACCCTCTACTACCCCTGGGTCAAGGTCTTCGACCCGGCGAGCGGCCGCAACTCCCTGGTCCCGCCGAGCGGTCACGTGGCCGGTGTCTGGGCGCGCAGCGACGGTGAGCGCGGGGTGCACAAGGCGCCCGCCAACGAGGTCATCCGGGGCGCGGTCGACCTGGAGATCCGGCTCAGCAAGGGCGAGCAGGACCTGCTGAACCCGATCGGCGTCAACTGCGTACGGGCCTTCCCCGGCCGGGGCATCCGCATCTGGGGCGCCCGTACCCTCTCCTCCGACCCGGCCTGGCGCTACCTCAACGTGCGCCGCCTCTTCAACTACCTGGAGGAGTCCATCCTCCTGGGCACCCAGTGGGTGGTCTTCGAGCCGAACGACGACCGCCTCTGGTCGAGCATCCGGCGCAATGTCACCGCCTTCCTCACCGAGGAGTGGCGCCGCGGGGCCCTGTTCGGCCGCACGGCCGAGGAGGCGTTCTACGTCCGCTGCGACCGGAGCAACAACCCGCAGGAGTCGATCGACCTCGGCCAGGTCGTCTGCGAGATCGGCGTGGCCCCGGTGAAGCCCGCGGAGTTCGTGGTCTTCCGGCTCTCGCAGTTCTCCGACAGCACCAGCCTCGTCGACGAGTGA